From the Solanum pennellii chromosome 4, SPENNV200 genome, one window contains:
- the LOC107018150 gene encoding probable inactive receptor kinase At5g10020 — MTLSQSLSLLLLVLVFRLNGSSAAEDEVRSLLEFKKGIKNDPLGKIFSSWSQTGLSDPSACPKSFHGVVCDENSDSVFSISLDGLGLVGDLKFSTLSGLKQLKILSLSGNSFTGRVVPALGSMLTLQRLDLSGNQFYGPIPARINELWDLNYLNLSNNNFTFGYPSGISNLQQLRVLDLHNNGLWGDIGELFLELKRIEHLDLSSNSFFGSLPTSPENVSLASTIHVMNLSHNNLGGGFFPGKLLEAFENLMVLDLGNNAIMGQLPSTGFMHNLRVLRLGNNQLYGLIPDELLQGTGPLVELDLSGNGFSGSIPIVNSTKLRVLNISSNHLLGSLPSSIGSCAVVDLSRNMLVDGISAIESWEANLEIIDLSSNRLTGNIPNMTSQFQLLTSLNFGNNSLEGTLPSSLGTLPRLVKLDLSTNKLGGLIPSTFFTSTTLMNLNISGNQLSGSIPLEGSHASELLVQSPYPTLESLDLSENTLTGNLSSAIGNLRRLQVLNLAKNQLSGMLPTELGDLRSLEFLDISSNNFSGVIPENLSSNLRVFNVSNNELSGAIPDNLRNFNESSFRPGNSNLAIPSNWLHDNHGNPDQNSQHHHNSKSSIRVAIILASVGAALMIGVVLLAYHRQRFQDFHLPSGFNSQSSGRDVKLGRFSRPGIFKFHGSSEPPPTSLSFSNDHLLTVNSRSLSGQIESGTEIVEHVFPEGVTAVSASTHLGTVGNNPATSGRRSSPDSPIAHSPRFIDTVEQPVTLDVCSPDRLAGELFFLDGSLSFTAEELSRAPAEVLGRSSHGTLYKATLNSGYVLTVKWLRVGLVKIKKAFAKEVKKIGSIKHPNAVPLRAYYWGPREQERLILADYIPGDSLALHLYETTPRRYSPLSFNQRLKVAIEVAQGLAYLHERGLPHGDLKPTNIILVGADYSVRLTDYGLHRLMTPAGIVEQILNLGALGYRAPELATATKPIPSFKADVYALGVILMELLTRRSAGDIISWHSAAVDLIDWVRLCDQEGRGMDCIDRDIAGGEEHCKAMDDLLAVSLRCILPINERPNIRQVVEDLGSISV, encoded by the exons ATGactctctctcaatctctctcTTTACTCCTCCTTGTACTTGTGTTTCGGCTCAATGGGTCTTCTGCTGCAGAAGACGAAGTTCGATCACTTTTGGAGTTCAAAAAGGGTATAAAAAATGACCCATTAGGTAAAATCTTCAGTTCGTGGAGTCAAACAGGTCTTTCAGATCCATCAGCATGTCCAAAGTCGTTTCATGGTGTCGTTTGTGATGAAAACTCCGATTctgttttctccatttctcttGACGGGCTTGGGCTTGTGGGTGACTTGAAGTTCTCAACTCTTAGTGGGTTGAAGCAGCTCAAAATTCTTAGTCTTTCTGGTAATTCTTTTACGGGTAGGGTTGTTCCTGCTTTGGGTTCTATGTTAACTCTTCAGCGTTTGGATCTGTCTGGGAATCAGTTTTATGGACCAATTCCAGCACGAATTAATGAGCTTTGGGATTTGAATTACCTCAATTTgtccaataataattttacattTGGTTACCCAAGTGGAATTAGTAATCTTCAGCAGTTGAGAGTACTTGATTTGCATAACAATGGGCTTTGGGGTGATATTGGGGAGTTGTTCTTGGAGTTGAAGCGTATTGAGCATCTTGATTTGAGTAGCAACTCGTTTTTTGGGTCTCTTCCTACGAGCCCGGAAAATGTATCACTCGCTTCGACAATTCATGTCATGAATTTGAGTCACAACAACTTGGGTGGTGGTTTTTTTCCTGGAAAATTGTTGGAGGCATTTGAGAATTTGATGGTTTTGGATTTGGGGAATAATGCTATAATGGGGCAGCTTCCATCTACAGGCTTTATGCATAATTTGAGGGTTTTAAGGCTTGGGAATAATCAGCTTTATGGATTGATTCCTGATGAGCTCTTGCAGGGAACAGGTCCATTGGTAGAACTGGATCTTAGTGGCAATGGATTTTCAG GTTCAATTCCGATTGTGAATTCAACAAAGTTGAGAGTTCTAAATATTTCATCGAACCACCTATTAGGTTCACTGCCATCTTCCATAGGAAGTTGTGCAGTTGTGGATTTGAGCAGAAATATGCTCGTAGATGGTATATCAGCTATTGAGAGCTGGGAAGCCAATTTGGAAATTATTGATTTGAGTTCAAATAGGTTAACTGGAAATATTCCCAATATGACCTCTCAGTTTCAACTATTGACTTCACTTAATTTCGGAAACAATTCTCTTGAGGGAACCTTACCTTCATCACTGGGCACCTTGCCAAGACTGGTTAAACTTGATCTCAGCACCAATAAACTCGGTGGACTGATTCCATCTACATTTTTTACTTCGACGACATTGATGAACCTAAATATATCTGGAAACCAGTTGTCAGGATCAATTCCTCTTGAAGGCTCTCATGCTAGCGAATTACTTGTTCAATCACCATACCCTACACTGGAGTCTCTTGATCTTTCAGAAAACACCTTGACTGGTAATTTGTCTTCTGCCATTGGTAATCTGCGGAGGCTTCAAGTGCTAAATCTTGCTAAGAATCAGTTATCAGGCATGCTACCTACTGAATTGGGTGACCTTAGAAGTTTGGAATTCCTTGATATATCTAGCAACAATTTTAGTGGTGTGATCCCCGAAAATCTTTCATCAAATTTGAGGGTGTTTAATGTGTCTAACAATGAATTAAGTGGTGCTATCCCGGATAACTTGAGAAACTTTAATGAAAGTTCATTTCGTCCTGGAAACTCAAATTTGGCAATCCCAAGCAACTGGTTACATGATAATCATGGCAATCCTGATCAAAATAGTCAGCACCATCATAACTCGAAATCCAGTATCAGGGTGGCTATTATTCTTGCCTCAGTTGGAGCTGCTTTAATGATTGGTGTTGTTCTCCTGGCTTACCATCGACAACGGTTCCAAGATTTCCACTTGCCAAGTGGATTTAACAGCCAATCTTCTGGAAGGGATGTTAAACTCGGGAGGTTCAGCCGGCCTGGAATTTTCAAGTTCCATGGCTCCTCAGAACCACCACCTACTTCCTTGAGTTTCTCTAATGATCACTTGCTCACAGTGAACTCGAGATCTCTGTCTGGCCAAATTGAGTCTGGTACAGAAATTGTTGAACATGTCTTTCCGGAGGGAGTAACTGCAGTTTCAGCATCTACGCATCTTGGCACTGTGGGTAATAATCCTGCAACATCTGGCCGGAGATCTTCTCCAGACTCTCCAATAGCTCACTCCCCTCGTTTCATTGACACAGTTGAACAACCGGTGACATTGGATGTGTGTTCACCAGATCGATTGGCTGGGGAATTGTTCTTCCTTGATGGTTCACTTTCATTTACTGCTGAGGAGTTATCTCGTGCCCCTGCTGAAGTTCTAGGTAGAAGTAGCCATGGCACATTATATAAAGCTACTCTGAATAGTGGGTACGTTCTTACTGTCAAGTGGTTGCGGGTTGGGTTGGTAAAAATCAAGAAAGCGTTTGCAAAGGAAGTTAAAAAGATTGGATCTATCAAACACCCAAATGCTGTTCCTTTACGAGCATATTACTGGGGACCTCGGGAACAAGAGAGGCTTATTTTAGCAGACTACATTCCAGGAGATAGTTTGGCGTTACATCTCTATG AGACAACCCCTCGGAGGTACTCCCCGTTATCCTTCAACCAAAGGTTAAAAGTTGCCATTGAAGTTGCACAGGGTTTGGCATATCTGCATGAGAGAGGACTGCCTCATGGAGACTTGAAACCTACAAATATAATCTTGGTTGGTGCTGATTACAGTGTCCGCCTCACTGATTATGGTCTCCACCGCCTGATGACTCCAGCAGGGATTGTAGAGCAGATACTGAACCTAGGGGCTCTAGGATACCGTGCTCCTGAACTTGCTACTGCTACCAAACCTATCCCATCATTTAAGGCTGATGTATATGCTCTTGGTGTGATTCTAATGGAATTGCTGACGAGAAGAAGTGCTGGAGACATAATCTCATGGCACTCTGCTGCAGTTGATTTAATAGATTGGGTTCGGTTGTGTGATCAAGAAGGTAGGGGAATGGACTGTATCGATAGGGACATTGCAGGAGGAGAAGAACACTGCAAAGCGATGGATGATCTGCTAGCTGTGTCGTTAAGGTGTATTCTTCCGATAAACGAAAGGCCAAACATCAGACAAGTTGTTGAAGATCTGGGTTCCATATCTGTGTGA